The Terriglobia bacterium genome has a window encoding:
- a CDS encoding class I SAM-dependent methyltransferase, translating to MFHWMECLFVRRTRLSVAEAYARWAPSYPARAHNQLMALEEQAVLEMMPDVEGRAALDLACGSGRYLEILMQHKAQPIVGLDASAPMLARARANAANLVQADLLSLSLRAGKFDIVTCGLAVGHIRDLRRALFEISRVLAPKGTVVYSDFHPIGSWLGWERTFRGENRREYVVPHYTHLYSDHVAACAAAGLRIDDVREPRIDFGREWQGCPAVLVIRACKPD from the coding sequence ATGTTTCACTGGATGGAGTGCCTGTTTGTTCGCCGGACTCGACTCAGTGTTGCCGAGGCCTATGCCCGCTGGGCACCCAGTTACCCTGCACGGGCTCATAACCAATTGATGGCACTGGAAGAGCAGGCCGTTCTCGAGATGATGCCGGATGTTGAGGGACGCGCTGCGCTTGATCTGGCATGTGGAAGCGGCCGGTATCTCGAGATATTGATGCAGCACAAAGCGCAACCGATAGTCGGACTGGATGCATCGGCCCCCATGCTCGCGCGCGCCAGAGCCAATGCGGCAAATCTGGTGCAAGCCGATCTGCTTTCGCTGAGCCTGCGCGCAGGCAAGTTCGATATCGTCACCTGTGGCCTGGCGGTCGGCCACATAAGGGATTTGCGGCGTGCGTTGTTCGAGATCAGCCGGGTGTTGGCCCCAAAAGGTACAGTCGTCTATTCCGACTTTCATCCTATCGGATCATGGCTGGGCTGGGAGAGGACCTTCCGAGGCGAGAACCGGCGAGAATATGTGGTTCCGCATTACACGCACCTCTACTCCGATCACGTAGCCGCCTGCGCGGCCGCCGGTTTGAGAATTGACGATGTGCGTGAGCCTCGCATTGATTTCGGGCGCGAATGGCAGGGCTGCCCGGCTGTGCTGGTCATTCGCGCCTGCAAACCGGATTGA
- a CDS encoding cobalamin-dependent protein (Presence of a B(12) (cobalamin)-binding domain implies dependence on cobalamin itself, in one of its several forms, or in some unusual lineages, dependence on a cobalamin-like analog.) translates to MKPRIILYNPRSNSSGKKILPMSLLALGAVLEGRYEYNIVDGNASPEPLRLVREQVRQGAGVLAVTVMPGPQLLQAFPECRALKTEYPQLTVVWGGYFPTLHASSCLRSPAVDCVIQGHGELVFLQFLDLLERNGDLKTLDGLAYRDRNGTVIENPPAAIPHPETLPPFPYHRIDMLQYVRSTFLGSRTLGHHSSYGCPFQCNFCAVVNMVDGRWLPQPAELVAEIARLYVRRWQVNAIEFYDNNFFTHEARVAEVAARIAPLRLSWWGEARIDTLLKYSEATWRSMRDSGLKMVFMGAESATAGTLQRMRKGGSMTPAQTLEIAAKTREYGVVPEFSFVVGNPPDAEADVRNTFGFIRRLKKVNPASEIILYNYTPVPLDGELYRAAVAGGFDFPETLEEWVSADWMEFSCRRHARVPWLREGLRRKIRDFEQVLNAYYPTRTNASLNGGHRALLRAASAWRYHTGVYGFPVELRVFQKLLHYQRPETAGF, encoded by the coding sequence ATGAAGCCCAGGATTATTCTTTACAATCCCAGGAGTAATTCTTCAGGCAAGAAAATTCTGCCCATGTCTCTCCTGGCTCTTGGGGCGGTTCTGGAAGGGCGATACGAATACAACATTGTCGACGGGAATGCCTCGCCTGAGCCCTTGCGTCTTGTCCGCGAACAGGTACGTCAGGGAGCGGGCGTTCTAGCGGTCACGGTCATGCCGGGACCGCAACTGCTGCAAGCCTTCCCCGAGTGCCGGGCGCTAAAAACTGAATACCCGCAGTTGACCGTCGTCTGGGGAGGATACTTCCCGACTCTCCATGCGTCCTCTTGCTTGAGATCACCGGCTGTAGACTGCGTGATACAAGGCCACGGTGAATTGGTGTTTCTGCAGTTTCTGGATCTCCTCGAGCGCAATGGAGACCTGAAAACCTTGGATGGGCTGGCGTATCGCGACCGCAATGGGACCGTGATTGAAAATCCGCCGGCTGCGATTCCACACCCGGAAACCTTGCCGCCGTTTCCCTATCACAGGATTGATATGCTCCAATACGTACGGAGCACATTTCTCGGCTCCCGCACCCTGGGCCACCACTCAAGTTACGGGTGCCCTTTCCAGTGCAACTTCTGTGCGGTCGTAAACATGGTGGATGGGCGCTGGCTGCCGCAGCCGGCCGAGTTGGTCGCAGAAATAGCCAGGCTCTATGTAAGACGCTGGCAGGTGAACGCAATCGAGTTCTATGACAACAATTTCTTCACTCACGAAGCCCGTGTTGCCGAGGTTGCAGCGCGCATTGCCCCGCTGCGACTCTCCTGGTGGGGGGAGGCACGAATCGACACCCTGCTGAAGTATTCAGAGGCAACCTGGCGTTCCATGCGAGACTCCGGACTGAAAATGGTTTTTATGGGGGCGGAATCAGCCACTGCGGGGACACTTCAACGCATGCGCAAAGGGGGTTCCATGACTCCCGCGCAGACGCTCGAAATAGCCGCGAAAACCAGGGAATATGGAGTTGTGCCCGAGTTCTCTTTCGTTGTCGGGAATCCCCCTGATGCGGAGGCCGATGTCCGCAATACGTTCGGATTTATCCGCCGTCTCAAGAAAGTGAATCCTGCGAGTGAGATCATCCTCTACAATTACACGCCAGTCCCTCTCGACGGGGAGTTGTATCGTGCGGCTGTGGCCGGCGGTTTCGATTTTCCGGAAACCCTGGAGGAGTGGGTGAGCGCAGATTGGATGGAGTTTTCATGCCGGCGTCACGCCCGTGTGCCCTGGCTTCGAGAGGGGTTGCGACGCAAAATCAGGGATTTCGAACAAGTGCTCAACGCATACTACCCAACCCGGACCAATGCGAGCCTGAACGGAGGCCACCGCGCCTTACTCCGGGCGGCAAGCGCGTGGCGCTATCATACTGGAGTCTATGGCTTCCCCGTGGAGCTGCGTGTGTTCCAAAAGCTCCTTCACTATCAACGCCCCGAGACCGCGGGCTTTTGA
- a CDS encoding class I SAM-dependent methyltransferase: MSLQAFDEIAESYDGSFTDTMIGRELRQIIWRNLQGIFQPGAHVLELNCGTGEDAVWLAGRKVRVLATDGSSAMLETAGRKAVLHGMSDKIEFLQLDLASPFAGWPDFKFDGALSNFGGLNCVSDLGPLAGMLAQRIRPGGHLIMVLMGRWCFWEILWYMLRLQPQVAFRRRLQGGRAARIGNGSIGVWYPSVGTLRRIFSPQFRLRRLLGLGVFLPPSYLQEAITRRRHLHHLLRRLETLTAATWIFGRFGDHILFDFERTTVVPRDHR, translated from the coding sequence ATGAGCCTTCAGGCGTTTGATGAAATCGCAGAAAGCTACGACGGCTCTTTCACGGATACCATGATCGGCCGTGAATTGAGGCAGATCATCTGGCGCAATCTGCAAGGGATTTTTCAGCCGGGCGCTCATGTTTTGGAACTGAACTGCGGCACGGGTGAGGACGCAGTCTGGCTGGCCGGCAGAAAAGTACGCGTCCTGGCGACGGATGGCTCTTCCGCAATGCTGGAAACGGCGGGGCGCAAGGCCGTTTTGCACGGCATGTCCGACAAGATTGAGTTCCTGCAGTTGGACCTTGCCAGCCCCTTCGCCGGTTGGCCGGACTTCAAGTTTGACGGGGCGCTGTCCAATTTTGGAGGGTTAAACTGCGTCTCGGATCTGGGTCCTCTCGCAGGGATGCTGGCTCAAAGGATAAGGCCAGGTGGGCATTTGATCATGGTCTTGATGGGCCGTTGGTGTTTTTGGGAGATACTCTGGTACATGCTCCGCCTGCAGCCGCAGGTTGCTTTCCGCAGACGATTGCAGGGAGGAAGAGCGGCCCGCATCGGCAATGGGAGCATCGGCGTATGGTATCCATCTGTCGGAACTTTACGGCGAATCTTCAGCCCCCAGTTCAGGCTCCGGCGCCTGCTGGGTCTGGGAGTGTTCCTGCCGCCTTCCTATCTCCAAGAGGCGATCACGCGGCGGAGACATCTCCACCACCTGCTGCGCCGGCTTGAAACTCTCACGGCAGCAACCTGGATCTTCGGCCGCTTTGGTGACCACATTCTCTTCGACTTTGAACGTACGACTGTTGTGCCGCGAGACCACCGATGA
- a CDS encoding amidohydrolase family protein yields MRFFPPRPITFLQAHGYGPGGTILSSLRVAEGRVAGLNCAPEPKDTVIKLGDALVLPGLINAHDHLELNNFPRMKWRDQYANARDWIADFQPHFETDPTLSAAMSIPLKDRLLLGAVKNLLSGVTTVCHHNPLYRQLRRGFPVRVVRRYRFSHSLLIDGEAVKRECRRTPEDWPWIIHASEGTDVAAAGEFSQLDRWDCVGPNTLIVHGVGLGKREQATLIHRGGALIWCPSSNDFLLGATADVSAFTDARRVALGTDSRLSGERDLLTEMNYAATHHYVSAADLLRMVTVDAATLLKLSDAGALRLGVPADLIVIPLTSSVPLDTILASDRSKIRLIMLGGRAQVGDVDMSPVFAATRVPWVEARIDGQAKLMARALANRMKDCAAHEPGLEL; encoded by the coding sequence ATGCGGTTCTTCCCACCCCGCCCTATAACCTTCCTGCAAGCGCACGGCTACGGCCCCGGCGGCACAATCCTATCCTCGCTTCGAGTCGCCGAAGGCCGGGTTGCGGGTTTGAACTGCGCACCTGAACCGAAAGACACTGTTATTAAACTCGGCGATGCTCTCGTCCTGCCGGGACTCATCAACGCACATGACCACCTGGAGCTCAACAACTTTCCACGCATGAAATGGCGGGATCAGTACGCCAATGCTCGTGATTGGATCGCCGATTTTCAGCCTCACTTCGAAACAGATCCCACCCTATCCGCCGCCATGTCCATTCCCCTCAAGGACCGGCTGCTATTGGGAGCTGTCAAGAACCTGCTCAGCGGTGTGACAACCGTCTGTCATCATAATCCGCTATATCGCCAATTGCGGCGCGGATTCCCCGTCCGAGTGGTCCGCCGCTACCGGTTCAGTCACTCGCTGCTGATCGATGGCGAGGCGGTCAAGCGTGAATGCCGGAGGACTCCCGAGGATTGGCCATGGATCATCCATGCCTCCGAGGGTACGGACGTCGCAGCTGCCGGCGAGTTTTCCCAATTGGACCGCTGGGATTGCGTGGGGCCAAACACCTTGATTGTTCATGGCGTGGGGCTGGGAAAGAGAGAGCAGGCGACGCTGATCCACAGGGGTGGGGCACTGATCTGGTGTCCTTCTTCCAACGATTTCCTTCTGGGTGCTACAGCCGATGTTTCCGCGTTCACCGATGCCCGGCGTGTCGCGCTGGGAACCGACTCGCGCCTGAGCGGGGAGCGCGATCTGCTCACTGAAATGAATTATGCCGCGACGCATCACTATGTGAGTGCGGCCGACCTGTTGCGCATGGTAACGGTCGACGCGGCAACGCTGTTGAAGTTGTCCGACGCTGGCGCGTTGCGGCTTGGCGTTCCCGCGGACCTCATAGTTATTCCTCTCACCTCGTCAGTGCCTTTGGATACCATCCTGGCATCGGACCGATCAAAGATCCGGCTGATTATGTTGGGGGGCCGGGCGCAGGTCGGCGATGTCGACATGTCGCCGGTGTTTGCCGCTACCCGTGTGCCGTGGGTGGAGGCGCGGATCGATGGGCAGGCGAAACTGATGGCAAGAGCGCTGGCGAACAGAATGAAAGACTGCGCCGCCCACGAACCGGGACTCGAGCTGTGA
- a CDS encoding GNAT family N-acetyltransferase: MNPSSKTPSWVIRCFQSGDEQGVTGLFRSVFGRLVAEGYWEWKLRSLPTQAENEWVAVADGKIVGHYAVTPVRFKVCDREFLIPHGCDAMTHPGYRRQGILSALGRRANEVWGRAGAPFQIGFHYGGWGSVRERLGWQPVARLLWVKRWIRPFASLAQRFRLPGTRIWTRADSLFNRIRVPKEQDSDFGSAAGRIRLERVRRAGGQFDRLWERLSSAYGILAIRDRAWVQWRYLDMPGVEQQLILASREDQPLGYIVFRIAQEAGMVRAAIVDCFVAPEDTVTLRALVSHAVDEVSGRGARSLAALVMPDSPLCGQFLQAAFWKGRHGFDFSVIPYSSTISDLIAGGWFVTGAEGDVI; this comes from the coding sequence GTGAACCCTTCATCCAAAACGCCATCCTGGGTAATCCGATGCTTTCAGTCCGGCGATGAACAAGGAGTTACGGGCTTGTTTCGAAGCGTCTTCGGTCGCCTTGTGGCCGAGGGGTACTGGGAGTGGAAACTGCGCTCTCTTCCGACACAAGCCGAAAATGAGTGGGTTGCAGTGGCCGATGGCAAAATTGTAGGCCACTATGCAGTGACGCCCGTCCGATTCAAAGTTTGCGACCGGGAGTTCCTTATCCCCCATGGTTGTGACGCAATGACACATCCCGGGTACCGCCGCCAGGGAATCCTGTCAGCACTGGGGCGACGGGCCAATGAGGTCTGGGGACGGGCTGGAGCCCCGTTCCAAATAGGGTTCCATTACGGCGGCTGGGGCTCGGTGCGCGAAAGGCTCGGATGGCAGCCCGTTGCCCGGCTCCTCTGGGTGAAGCGTTGGATCAGACCGTTCGCCTCTTTGGCACAGCGATTCCGCCTTCCCGGTACGCGGATCTGGACAAGAGCTGATTCACTGTTCAACCGGATTCGCGTTCCCAAAGAGCAGGATTCGGATTTCGGCTCCGCCGCAGGGAGGATCCGATTAGAGCGCGTCCGGCGTGCCGGCGGCCAGTTTGACCGGCTGTGGGAGAGGCTTTCTTCCGCCTACGGCATTCTTGCAATCCGGGACCGCGCCTGGGTACAGTGGCGCTACCTTGACATGCCCGGTGTGGAGCAACAGTTGATTCTGGCAAGCCGTGAAGATCAACCGCTGGGATACATCGTCTTTCGGATTGCACAAGAAGCGGGCATGGTGCGGGCCGCCATCGTTGATTGTTTCGTCGCTCCGGAAGATACGGTCACGTTGAGAGCGCTTGTGAGCCATGCCGTTGATGAGGTGTCCGGGCGGGGTGCACGGAGCCTTGCGGCACTCGTGATGCCGGATTCACCTCTGTGCGGCCAATTCCTGCAGGCTGCTTTCTGGAAAGGGCGGCACGGATTCGATTTTTCGGTCATTCCCTACTCATCCACGATTTCCGACCTGATAGCCGGCGGCTGGTTTGTGACCGGCGCAGAAGGGGATGTGATTTGA